One Tomitella gaofuii DNA segment encodes these proteins:
- the ilvD gene encoding dihydroxy-acid dehydratase: protein MPPLRSRTTTAGRGAAGARALWRATGMTDSDFGKPIVAIANSYTQFVPGHVHLKDVGEIVAEAVRAAGGVAKEFNTIAVDDGIAMGHGGMLYSLPSREIIADSVEYMVNAHTADALVCISNCDKITPGMLNAAMRLNIPTVFVSGGPMEAGKAVVVDGVAQAPTDLITAISASASDAVDDAGLAEVEASACPTCGSCSGMFTANSMNCLTEALGLALPGNGSTLATHAARRALFTDAGRTVVDIARRYYGDDDESVLPRSVASREAFANAMSLDVAMGGSTNTVLHILAAAQEGEIDFDLDDIDAISRRVPCLSKVAPNSDYHMEDVHRAGGIPALLGELHRAGLLSKDVSTVHTPTVDQWLGAWDIRSGTATDEALEIFHAAPGGVRTTTPFSTDNRWSSLDTDAAGGCIRDLAHAYTAEGGLCVLRGNIAENGAVLKTAGIDEDLFSFTGPAHVVESQEEAVSEILSKKVMPGEVVVVRYEGPAGGPGMQEMLHPTSFLKGLGLGKVCALITDGRFSGGTSGLSIGHVSPEAAAGGAIGLIENGDQIRIDVASRTLEVLVADEELARRRAAMEASEQPWTPVGRERTVTKALRAYATMASSADKGAVRIVD, encoded by the coding sequence ATGCCACCACTCCGCTCCAGAACCACCACCGCCGGCCGCGGGGCCGCGGGCGCCCGCGCCCTGTGGCGCGCCACCGGAATGACCGATTCGGACTTCGGCAAGCCCATCGTCGCGATCGCCAACTCCTACACCCAGTTCGTCCCCGGCCACGTGCACCTCAAGGACGTCGGCGAGATCGTCGCCGAGGCGGTGCGCGCCGCCGGCGGCGTGGCCAAGGAGTTCAACACGATCGCCGTGGACGACGGCATCGCCATGGGCCACGGCGGCATGCTCTACTCGCTGCCCAGCCGCGAGATCATCGCCGACTCGGTCGAGTACATGGTCAATGCGCACACCGCCGACGCCCTCGTGTGCATCTCCAACTGCGACAAGATCACCCCCGGCATGCTCAACGCCGCGATGCGCCTGAACATCCCCACCGTCTTCGTCTCCGGCGGCCCCATGGAAGCCGGCAAGGCGGTGGTGGTCGACGGCGTGGCGCAGGCGCCCACGGACCTGATCACCGCGATCTCCGCGAGCGCCAGCGACGCCGTCGACGACGCCGGCCTGGCCGAAGTCGAGGCGTCCGCGTGCCCCACCTGCGGGTCGTGCTCGGGGATGTTCACCGCCAACTCCATGAACTGCCTCACCGAGGCGCTCGGCCTCGCCCTGCCCGGCAACGGCTCCACGCTCGCGACGCACGCCGCGCGCCGAGCGCTGTTCACGGACGCCGGCCGCACCGTCGTCGACATCGCCCGGCGCTACTACGGCGACGACGACGAGTCCGTCCTGCCCCGCTCCGTCGCCTCGCGCGAGGCCTTCGCCAACGCCATGTCGCTGGACGTGGCCATGGGCGGGTCCACGAACACCGTGCTGCACATCCTCGCCGCCGCGCAGGAGGGCGAGATCGACTTCGACCTCGACGACATCGACGCCATCAGCCGCCGCGTGCCGTGCCTGTCCAAGGTGGCCCCGAACTCCGACTACCACATGGAGGACGTGCACCGGGCCGGCGGAATCCCCGCGCTGCTGGGCGAACTGCACCGGGCGGGCCTGCTCAGCAAGGACGTGAGCACGGTCCACACCCCCACCGTCGACCAGTGGCTGGGCGCCTGGGACATCCGCTCCGGCACCGCCACCGACGAGGCGCTCGAGATCTTCCACGCCGCGCCCGGCGGGGTGCGCACCACCACGCCGTTCTCCACCGACAACCGGTGGTCGTCACTCGACACCGACGCCGCGGGCGGCTGCATCCGCGACCTCGCGCACGCGTACACCGCCGAGGGCGGGCTGTGCGTGCTGCGCGGCAACATCGCCGAGAACGGCGCGGTGCTCAAGACCGCCGGCATCGACGAGGACCTGTTCAGCTTCACCGGGCCCGCGCACGTCGTCGAGTCGCAGGAGGAGGCGGTCTCCGAGATCCTCAGCAAGAAGGTCATGCCCGGCGAGGTCGTCGTGGTGCGCTACGAGGGTCCGGCGGGCGGCCCCGGCATGCAGGAGATGCTCCACCCCACGTCGTTCCTCAAGGGGCTCGGTCTGGGCAAGGTGTGCGCGCTCATCACCGACGGCCGCTTCTCCGGCGGCACCTCGGGCCTCTCCATCGGGCACGTCTCCCCCGAGGCGGCTGCGGGCGGTGCCATCGGCCTGATCGAGAACGGCGATCAGATCCGCATCGACGTCGCCTCCCGCACGCTCGAGGTGCTCGTCGCCGACGAGGAGCTGGCCCGCCGCCGCGCAGCCATGGAGGCCTCCGAACAGCCGTGGACGCCCGTCGGCCGCGAGCGGACGGTCACCAAGGCGCTGCGCGCCTACGCCACGATGGCCTCGTCGGCCGACAAGGGCGCGGTGCGCATCGTCGACTGA